Proteins encoded within one genomic window of Candidatus Buchananbacteria bacterium CG10_big_fil_rev_8_21_14_0_10_42_9:
- a CDS encoding branched-chain amino acid ABC transporter permease gives MEIFVQLLINGIIAAAIYSLIAVSFNLNFGVTKFFNLAHASFAGIGAYTVFYLLKWHDFNTALAIIIGIFFAGFVGYLSDKFVFLPLRKKKASNMILLVASLGVWAVIESVLAILFSNQFQTIRNNTKALALYHLGPGVITFTQVVMIFISVLVIIGLLLLFKFTQFGKAIKAIGDDEEVAKIVGIDTDKIIGYTFFLGTAIAGLGGILIGFESGVEPTWLATLLKGIIAAMIGGLGTITGGALGSLLLGLVENFGIWKVSGEWKDAIAFALLIVFLIFRPRGMIKR, from the coding sequence ATGGAAATTTTTGTCCAATTGTTGATAAACGGAATAATTGCGGCTGCCATATATTCATTAATTGCCGTCAGTTTCAATTTAAATTTCGGGGTTACCAAATTTTTTAACTTAGCGCATGCCTCTTTTGCCGGCATTGGAGCTTACACAGTTTTTTACTTGCTTAAATGGCATGATTTTAATACTGCTTTAGCCATTATAATTGGGATTTTTTTTGCCGGATTTGTCGGGTATTTATCTGATAAATTTGTTTTTTTGCCGCTGAGAAAAAAGAAGGCATCCAACATGATTTTATTAGTTGCTTCATTGGGTGTATGGGCGGTCATTGAATCGGTTTTGGCAATTTTATTTTCTAATCAATTTCAAACCATTAGAAACAACACAAAAGCATTAGCTCTTTATCATTTAGGTCCAGGAGTTATTACTTTTACTCAAGTAGTCATGATTTTCATTTCGGTTTTAGTCATTATTGGCCTTTTACTCCTATTTAAATTCACGCAATTTGGAAAAGCGATTAAGGCAATTGGCGACGACGAAGAAGTTGCAAAAATTGTTGGTATTGATACCGATAAAATAATTGGCTACACCTTTTTTTTAGGTACTGCCATCGCGGGACTAGGTGGCATATTAATTGGGTTTGAGAGCGGAGTTGAACCGACATGGTTAGCGACATTACTCAAGGGCATAATTGCAGCCATGATAGGGGGGTTAGGCACCATAACAGGCGGTGCTTTAGGATCTTTACTTTTAGGTTTGGTTGAAAATTTTGGCATTTGGAAAGTTTCCGGCGAATGGAAAGATGCCATTGCCTTTGCTTTGCTGATAGTTTTTTTAATTTTTAGGCCCAGGGGCATGATTAAACGATAA